One segment of Macrotis lagotis isolate mMagLag1 chromosome 1, bilby.v1.9.chrom.fasta, whole genome shotgun sequence DNA contains the following:
- the ADAD2 gene encoding adenosine deaminase domain-containing protein 2 isoform X1, which translates to MGRSHVGNGRPTWVTGATCSSRAPRRKPRLAASLQIAPGPSLGPIPWRPLEASARVPADTQPSQAEALPREEEQQQPEAEPEAAGDGPLPDPPGVVRELILGHKNPPPGQALSLLTRYARGMGITLHFVESEVQIPFRHFSVCAMLDEVSCPEGTGSSKKEAKGQAAILALNWVRTQLENPAPKAPINFPLCSLTAENILTHEQRCAAVVSSGFDRLIGENSPYRGCKRSIAAVILEREVPDDRGNCRETYELVALGTGSGGYRGWIEFMGRRLHDTHSLVIARRALVRFLFRQLLLVSSGGPEGAERSVLTPRTGPGPPLALKPKIFLHLYLSDTPAGAAHDIYLPSPGGALHSPSLRLQAHAHGELRPVCYLAPGFRAARVCSLSASDKVARWAVLGLGGGLLAHFLPPLYATSLVLADSCHDPSTLSRVIHDRPCLEGRPGLPPPYARNPLHLFLGPPVAPQDSIPSSCQGLSLNWSLGDTSLEVVDTNTGRVWSEGSLGPPSRLCKAALLHAFRQAAQALGRFDLLALDTYEVAKAGTYRAARQELTSYLEQQDLGSWPSKPLVGGFCH; encoded by the exons ATGGGGAGAAGTCACGTGGGTAACGGGCGTCCCACGTGGGTAACGGGCGCCACGTGCAGCAGCCGCGCCCCGAGGAG GAAGCCCCGCCTGGCCGCCTCGCTGCAGATAGCCCCGGGCCCCAGCCTGGGCCCCATTCCTTGGAGGCCCCTGGAAGCGTCGGCCCGGGTTCCCGCAGACACGCAGCCTTCCCAAGCCGAGGCCCTTCCCAGAGAAGAGGAGCAGCAGCAGCCTGAGGCAGAGCCCGAGGCCGCCGGGGATG GGCCACTTCCAGATCCTCCTGGTGTGGTGAGGGAGCTGATTCTAGGACACAAAAATCCCCCTCCAGGCCAGGCCCTGAGCCTCCTTACTCGCTATGCAAGGGGCATGGGAATTACTCTGCACTTTGTGGAGAGTGAGGTCCAGA TCCCCTTCCGCCACTTCTCTGTCTGTGCCATGCTGGATGAAGTGTCCTGTCCTGAGGGTACTGGGAGCAGCAAGAAGGAGGCAAAGGGGCAGGCAGCCATCCTTGCTCTCAACTGGGTCAGGACCCAGCTGGAGAACCCAG ccCCCAAAGCTCCCATCAATTTCCCGCTCTGTTCTTTAACTGCAG aGAACATTCTGACCCATGAGCAGCGATGTGCTGCTGTGGTGAGCTCTGGCTTTGACCGCCTGATTGGTGAGAACTCCCCTTACCGGGGCTGCAAACGGAGCATAGCAGCTGTCATCCTGGAAAGGG aGGTCCCAGATGACAGGGGCAACTGTAGAGAGACCTATGAGCTGGTTGCTCTGGGTACAGGTTCAGGTGGTTACAGGGGCTGGATTGAGTTCATGGGCCGAAGACTCCATGACACTCACAGCTTGGTCATTGCTCGCCGAGCCTTGGTCAg GTTCCTGTTCCGGCAGCTCCTACTGGTGTCTAGTGGGGGCCCAGAGGGGGCAGAACGGTCAGTGCTGACCCCTCGAACAGGCCCTGGTCCCCCCCTTGCCTTGAAGCCCAAAATCTTCTTACATTTGTACCTCAGTGACACACCTGCCGGCGCTGCACATGATATCTA CCTCCCTTCCCCAGGGGGCGCTCTCCACAGTCCCTCCCTTCGCCTTCAAGCCCATGCCCACGGAGAGCTGCGCCCTGTCTGTTACCTTGCCCCAGGATTCCGGGCAGCCCGGGTTTGCTCACTGTCGGCCAGTGACAAGGTGGCTCGATGGGCAGTGCTTGGGCTGGGAGGGGGCCTGCTGGCCCATTTTCTGCCCCCACTGTATGCAACCAGTCTCGTCCTTG CTGACTCCTGCCATGACCCCTCAACTTTGAGTCGGGTCATCCATGACCGGCCCTGCCTAGAGGGAAGGCCAGGTTTACCACCTCCCTATGCTCGCAATCCCCTGCACCTGTTTCTGGGGCCCCCTGTGGCTCCCCAGGACTCTATACCTTCCAGTTGCCAGGGCCTCAGCCTCAACTGGAGCCTAGGAGACACCAGTCTGGAAGTTGTGGACACAAACACAGGACGTGTGTGGTCAGA AGGCTCCCTTGGTCCTCCCTCCCGCCTCTGCAAGGCTGCTCTCCTTCATGCTTTCCGCCAAGCGGCCCAAGCCCTAGGAAGATTTGATCTCTTGGCACTGGACACATATGAGGTGGCCAAG GCGGGGACTTACCGTGCTGCACGTCAGGAGTTGACCTCTTACCTGGAACAGCAGGACTTGGGCTCTTGGCCTTCCAAGCCTCTGGTGGGTGGGTTCTGTCACTGA
- the TAF1C gene encoding TATA box-binding protein-associated factor RNA polymerase I subunit C, whose protein sequence is MDFPDCLPPAFFLSGSPGLDDAPDVHQAPAWSACMELLRPPAPREPTVNPQQEEAYVTKWGRWNSDTPGPLPFLRPAADSWEPEPTSQDPCFLGRLTRSARTKARANVIEQLNQFLCHHGDIAFGPLGMLLQENFNLGEPKKSRKARTVMNAEWLFQDLGGHQPMGCPWAHWSTRQRRFSILGGTVLGKEVEGLLGGLLHEELETRWKKLLDEASTGGSLTWVPGTRAHIGQLVYPTSRAHDQLNFQKVKLSSTGEPQVLGDPTCILLRGPVRQVVTRTIQGEALLAVRSDHHCAVWQVSRQGHPNPLQVLEMEKGATGISLSPHLPGELAVCTRSGAVCLWSPQDGLQQIHKDPKTLVFKDPSSWRWADFTAHPRMLTIADRTGVKLTDVRAPSDCGKLLFRVGAEASCQRGERVLLAQYLGTSSPLSPTLHLICTQFSLYLLDERLPLVPMLKWNHTLMSLPLLGQLLPPPCPGAPLPLILGGQGGHLRLLNLSGGPSCALQLAAPPQSLPSLMDSLPGFPVLEPHGQQLLQNRLKAPLTGLAAVVPPSCPNPTMLLFQLSAAGDVFYQRLRLQPDASAKNAHSLRKSNSSTDPSDEPSLDSHDQTSAAPSSDTTLGPSAVSWNPRAVACCRRWLKTLMQIPPTPPLWTPPTFSQHRHHIQWVREEDKGKVREGLQAAMTEGRLLQQGDLGPLPPSDPPPAHEPSNTCPEDKLNERLEAFWEGKGASWWNNQQGGTQKPRKRPSREKRRTQLSSSFSSARTDSDFDISSSAGETLSPLSRMSETSQSLELTQEPWAQNIPQERRQTVRDYLAILPSLDSESCSTSQSQNPSSQTLPSSQPGRRSGLHSQNPRTQSLLSPYLGGSPASSSQNPNSQTLFSPDPGLSSIFQSQNSSIQIPSSRHTPSLAGSQQLKKKPRMGF, encoded by the exons ATGGACTTCCCCGACTGCCTCCCGCCCGCCTTCTTCTTGTCCGGCTCCCCCGGCCTGGACGATGCCCCCGACGTCCACCAGGCCCCCGCGTGGAGTGCCTGCATGGAGCTGCTGAGGCCCCCCGCGCCGCGGGAGCCCACG GTTAACCCCCAGCAGGAGGAGGCGTACGTGACAAAGTGGGGGAGATGGAATTCCGACACTCCTGGGCCCTTGCCCTTCCTGCGCCCCGCAGCTG ATTCCTGGGAACCTGAGCCGACCTCCCAAGATCCGTGCTTCCTGGGGAGACTGACGCGTTCAGCCAGGACCAAGGCAAGAGCTAATGTTATAGAACAG CTCAACCAGTTCCTGTGCCATCATGGGGACATTGCCTTCGGGCCCCTAGGAATGCTGCTGCAGGAGAATTTTAACCTGGGAGAACCAAAG AAATCCCGCAAGGCTCGGACAGTGATGAATGCAGAATGGTTGTTCCAGGACCTCGGTGGACACCAACCCATGGG GTGCCCCTGGGCCCACTGGAGTACCCGTCAGCGACGGTTCTCCATCCTGGGGGGAACTGTGCTGGGGAAGGAGGTGGAAGGTCTGCTCGGGGGGCTGCTGCATGAGGAGCTGGAGACCCGCTGGAAAAAGCTGCTGGATGAAGCTTCCACAGGCGGGAGTCTCACTTGGGTTCCAGGGACCAGAGCCCACATTGGGCAGCTGGTCTACCCAACTAGTCGAGCCCACGACCAGCTGA ACTTCCAGAAGGTAAAACTGTCCTCCACTGGTGAGCCTCAGGTTCTTGGGGACCCAACCTGCATCTTGCTCCGGGGACCAGTCCGGCAGGTGGTGACTCGCACAATCCAGGGGGAAG CTCTGCTGGCTGTTCGCTCTGATCATCACTGTGCTGTGTGGCAGGTCAGTCGTCAAGGGCATCCCAATCCCCTCCAGGTACTGGAAATGGAGAAAGGAGCCACAGGGATCAGCCTCAG CCCTCATCTTCCTGGAGAGCTGGCGGTGTGCACCCGCTCAGGAGCTGTCTGTCTGTGGAGCCCACAGGATGG ACTGCAGCAAATCCACAAAGACCCCAAGACTCTTGTCTTCAAGGACCCATCTTCATGGCGTTGGGCAGACTTCACTGCCCACCCCCGGATGCTGACGATTGCTGACCGCACTGGAGTCAAACTCACAGATGTTCGG GCTCCCTCAGATTGTGGCAAGCTCCTTTTTCGTGTAGGAGCTGAAGCTTCATGTCAACGAGGGGAGCGAGTCTTATTGGCACAGTACTTGGGGACCTCCAGTCCTCTAAGTCCCACCCTTCATCTCATCTGTACACAG TTCTCTCTCTACCTGCTGGATGAGCGTTTACCTCTTGTGCCAATGCTGAAGTGGAATCACACTCTCATGTCCCTTCCGCTGCTGGGTCAGCTCCTGCCCCCACCCTGTCCTGGAGCACCGCTTCCCTTGATACTAGGAGGCCAGGGGGGCCATCTACGGCTGCTGAATCTCTCAG GAGGGCCCAGTTGCGCTCTCCAGCTGGCAGCACCACCACAGTCACTCCCTTCACTTATGGACTCACTCCCTGGCTTTCCAGTCCTCGAACCACATGGACAGCAGCTGCTGCAGAACCGTCTCAAGGCTCCCCTCACAG GTTTGGCTGCTGTTGTACCACCAAGTTGCCCTAATCCCACCATGCTGCTATTCCAACTCTCAGCTGCCGGAGATGTTTTTTATCAGCGCCTCCGGCTCCAACCAGATGCCAGTGCCAAAAATGCCCACTCTCTCCGAAAGAGTAACTCTTCCACTGACCCGTCTGATGAGCCAAGCCTCGATTCTCATGACCAGACCTCTGCTGCCCCATCTTCGGACACAACTCTTGGTCCCAGTGCTGTTTCCTGGAATCCCCGGGCTGTTGCTTGCTGCCGCCGTTGGTTGAAGACTCTGATGCAGATTCCCCCAACCCCCCCTCTTTGGACACCCCCAACTTTCTCCCAACACCGTCACCATATCCAGTGGGTGAGGGAGGAAGACAAAGGGAAGGTCAGAGAGGGCCTGCAGGCTGCCATGACTGAAGGTCGGCTGCTGCAACAAGGGGACCTAGGCCCACTCCCTCCTTCTGATCCTCCTCCAGCACATGAGCCCTCTAACACATGTCCTGAGGACAAGTTGAATGAACGTTTGGAAGCCTTCTGGGAGGGCAAGGGAGCCAGTTGGTGGAATAACCAGCAAGGTGGGACCCAGAAGCCTAGAAAGCGACCATCGCGGGAGAAGAGGCGAACCCAGCTCTCCAGCTCTTTTTCCTCTGCCAGAACTGACTCTGACTTTGACATCAGCAGCAGTGCTGGGGAGACTCTTAGCCCCCTGTCCAGGATGTCTGAAACTTCTCAATCTCTGGAACTGACCCAGGAACCCTGGGCCCAGAATATACCACAGGAGCGGCGGCAGACAGTTAGAGACTATCTTGCAATCCTCCCTTCTCTAGATTCAGAAAGCTGCTCTACTTCCCAGTCCCAGAATCCTAGCAGCCAGACCCTCCCCAGTTCTCAGCCAGGGAGACGCTCAGGACTGCACTCCCAGAATCCAAGGACTCagtctctcctttccccttatctaGGGGGCTCCCCTGCCTCCTCCTCTCAAAATCCAAACAGCCAGACCCTATTCTCCCCTGACCCTGGGTTAAGCTCTATATTCCAGTCCCAGAATTCAAGCATCCAGATCCCATCCTCTCGGCACACTCCTTCCCTTGCAGGCTCACAGCAACTCAAGAAGAAGCCCCGCATGGGCTTCTGA
- the ADAD2 gene encoding adenosine deaminase domain-containing protein 2 isoform X2, whose protein sequence is MDEAARRKPRLAASLQIAPGPSLGPIPWRPLEASARVPADTQPSQAEALPREEEQQQPEAEPEAAGDGPLPDPPGVVRELILGHKNPPPGQALSLLTRYARGMGITLHFVESEVQIPFRHFSVCAMLDEVSCPEGTGSSKKEAKGQAAILALNWVRTQLENPAPKAPINFPLCSLTAENILTHEQRCAAVVSSGFDRLIGENSPYRGCKRSIAAVILEREVPDDRGNCRETYELVALGTGSGGYRGWIEFMGRRLHDTHSLVIARRALVRFLFRQLLLVSSGGPEGAERSVLTPRTGPGPPLALKPKIFLHLYLSDTPAGAAHDIYLPSPGGALHSPSLRLQAHAHGELRPVCYLAPGFRAARVCSLSASDKVARWAVLGLGGGLLAHFLPPLYATSLVLADSCHDPSTLSRVIHDRPCLEGRPGLPPPYARNPLHLFLGPPVAPQDSIPSSCQGLSLNWSLGDTSLEVVDTNTGRVWSEGSLGPPSRLCKAALLHAFRQAAQALGRFDLLALDTYEVAKAGTYRAARQELTSYLEQQDLGSWPSKPLVGGFCH, encoded by the exons ATGGACGAGGCCGCCCGCAGGAAGCCCCGCCTGGCCGCCTCGCTGCAGATAGCCCCGGGCCCCAGCCTGGGCCCCATTCCTTGGAGGCCCCTGGAAGCGTCGGCCCGGGTTCCCGCAGACACGCAGCCTTCCCAAGCCGAGGCCCTTCCCAGAGAAGAGGAGCAGCAGCAGCCTGAGGCAGAGCCCGAGGCCGCCGGGGATG GGCCACTTCCAGATCCTCCTGGTGTGGTGAGGGAGCTGATTCTAGGACACAAAAATCCCCCTCCAGGCCAGGCCCTGAGCCTCCTTACTCGCTATGCAAGGGGCATGGGAATTACTCTGCACTTTGTGGAGAGTGAGGTCCAGA TCCCCTTCCGCCACTTCTCTGTCTGTGCCATGCTGGATGAAGTGTCCTGTCCTGAGGGTACTGGGAGCAGCAAGAAGGAGGCAAAGGGGCAGGCAGCCATCCTTGCTCTCAACTGGGTCAGGACCCAGCTGGAGAACCCAG ccCCCAAAGCTCCCATCAATTTCCCGCTCTGTTCTTTAACTGCAG aGAACATTCTGACCCATGAGCAGCGATGTGCTGCTGTGGTGAGCTCTGGCTTTGACCGCCTGATTGGTGAGAACTCCCCTTACCGGGGCTGCAAACGGAGCATAGCAGCTGTCATCCTGGAAAGGG aGGTCCCAGATGACAGGGGCAACTGTAGAGAGACCTATGAGCTGGTTGCTCTGGGTACAGGTTCAGGTGGTTACAGGGGCTGGATTGAGTTCATGGGCCGAAGACTCCATGACACTCACAGCTTGGTCATTGCTCGCCGAGCCTTGGTCAg GTTCCTGTTCCGGCAGCTCCTACTGGTGTCTAGTGGGGGCCCAGAGGGGGCAGAACGGTCAGTGCTGACCCCTCGAACAGGCCCTGGTCCCCCCCTTGCCTTGAAGCCCAAAATCTTCTTACATTTGTACCTCAGTGACACACCTGCCGGCGCTGCACATGATATCTA CCTCCCTTCCCCAGGGGGCGCTCTCCACAGTCCCTCCCTTCGCCTTCAAGCCCATGCCCACGGAGAGCTGCGCCCTGTCTGTTACCTTGCCCCAGGATTCCGGGCAGCCCGGGTTTGCTCACTGTCGGCCAGTGACAAGGTGGCTCGATGGGCAGTGCTTGGGCTGGGAGGGGGCCTGCTGGCCCATTTTCTGCCCCCACTGTATGCAACCAGTCTCGTCCTTG CTGACTCCTGCCATGACCCCTCAACTTTGAGTCGGGTCATCCATGACCGGCCCTGCCTAGAGGGAAGGCCAGGTTTACCACCTCCCTATGCTCGCAATCCCCTGCACCTGTTTCTGGGGCCCCCTGTGGCTCCCCAGGACTCTATACCTTCCAGTTGCCAGGGCCTCAGCCTCAACTGGAGCCTAGGAGACACCAGTCTGGAAGTTGTGGACACAAACACAGGACGTGTGTGGTCAGA AGGCTCCCTTGGTCCTCCCTCCCGCCTCTGCAAGGCTGCTCTCCTTCATGCTTTCCGCCAAGCGGCCCAAGCCCTAGGAAGATTTGATCTCTTGGCACTGGACACATATGAGGTGGCCAAG GCGGGGACTTACCGTGCTGCACGTCAGGAGTTGACCTCTTACCTGGAACAGCAGGACTTGGGCTCTTGGCCTTCCAAGCCTCTGGTGGGTGGGTTCTGTCACTGA